A window from Shewanella livingstonensis encodes these proteins:
- a CDS encoding SoxR reducing system RseC family protein, whose product MMEEIARVVDYQQGWATVEVELKSACNHCASSENCGTSTIAKAFSVQTQRFSLPSDKTCHVGDLLKIGLPESVIIKAAALVYLLPLFGLFLCALVGQMLAAGVGLSTNGFAMAFGAVGALVAWFIGKHFAAQLEADATPVIIAYLGQEVGIISAGH is encoded by the coding sequence ATGATGGAAGAAATTGCCCGAGTGGTTGATTATCAACAAGGTTGGGCAACGGTTGAGGTAGAATTAAAAAGTGCATGTAACCATTGTGCTAGCAGTGAAAATTGTGGCACATCAACAATAGCTAAAGCATTTTCGGTGCAAACACAACGTTTTTCATTACCCAGTGACAAAACTTGCCATGTCGGCGACTTACTCAAAATAGGCTTGCCTGAAAGCGTCATTATCAAAGCGGCGGCACTTGTGTACTTATTGCCGTTATTTGGTTTGTTTTTATGTGCATTGGTTGGTCAGATGCTAGCCGCTGGAGTAGGGCTTAGTACCAATGGATTTGCTATGGCGTTTGGTGCAGTAGGAGCGTTGGTTGCCTGGTTTATTGGCAAGCATTTTGCCGCTCAACTCGAAGCAGATGCTACGCCGGTCATTATTGCCTATCTAGGTCAAGAAGTCGGTATTATTAGTGCAGGGCATTAG
- the lepA gene encoding translation elongation factor 4 gives MKHIRNFSIIAHIDHGKSTLSDRLIQVCGGLTDREMAAQVLDSMDLERERGITIKAQSVTLDYHAKDGKTYLLNFIDTPGHVDFSYEVSRSLAACEGALLVVDAGQGVEAQTLANCYTALEMNLDVVPVLNKIDLPQAEPDRVAAEIEDIVGIDAIDAVRCSAKTGVGVDLVLEEIIAKIPPPVGDESAPLQALIIDSWFDAYLGVVSLVRIKNGILKKGEKFKVMSTGQNYNADRIGIFTPKEKDKLELRAGEVGYVISGIKEIHGAPVGDTLTHAKNGADKPLPGFKRVKPQVYAGVFPISTDEYESFRDALNKLSLNDASLFFEPETSSALGFGFRIGFLGLLHMEIVQERLEREYNLDLITTAPTVVYEVIMNSGETVYVDNPSGLPALNNIEEIREPIVEANILVPKEYLGNVITLCIEKRGSQTNMVYHGNQVAVTYHLPMAEVVMDFFDRLKSTSRGYASLEYNFIRFDPADMVRLDILINGDRVDALAMIIHRSNIRHRGLALVEKMKELIPRQMFDIAIQAAVGSQIIARSSIKALRKDVTAKCYGGDVSRKKKLLNKQKEGKKRMKQVGNVEVPQEAFLAVLKLND, from the coding sequence ATGAAACACATTAGAAACTTCTCGATTATTGCCCATATCGACCATGGTAAATCAACTTTATCCGATCGCCTTATTCAGGTATGTGGCGGCTTAACTGACCGTGAAATGGCTGCACAGGTTTTAGATTCAATGGATCTAGAACGTGAGCGTGGCATTACGATTAAAGCCCAAAGTGTCACCCTAGATTACCATGCAAAAGATGGTAAAACTTATCTACTTAATTTCATTGATACTCCAGGCCACGTAGACTTTTCCTATGAAGTTTCACGCTCTTTGGCTGCATGTGAAGGTGCATTATTAGTCGTTGATGCTGGTCAAGGCGTAGAAGCTCAGACATTAGCAAATTGCTATACCGCACTAGAAATGAATTTAGACGTTGTTCCAGTATTAAATAAAATTGACTTACCTCAGGCAGAGCCAGATCGTGTCGCTGCAGAGATTGAAGACATTGTTGGCATTGATGCCATTGATGCTGTGCGTTGTTCTGCTAAGACCGGTGTGGGGGTTGATTTAGTATTAGAAGAAATTATCGCAAAAATTCCTCCTCCAGTGGGTGATGAATCTGCGCCTTTACAAGCGCTAATTATTGACTCGTGGTTTGATGCTTATCTTGGTGTTGTGTCTTTAGTACGTATTAAGAACGGCATTCTTAAAAAAGGTGAAAAATTTAAAGTGATGTCCACAGGGCAAAACTATAACGCTGATCGCATAGGCATTTTTACACCCAAAGAAAAAGATAAATTAGAGCTTCGTGCTGGTGAGGTAGGTTATGTTATTTCTGGTATTAAAGAAATTCATGGCGCACCCGTTGGCGATACTTTAACGCATGCAAAAAATGGCGCAGACAAACCTCTTCCAGGTTTTAAGCGTGTTAAGCCTCAGGTTTATGCCGGTGTATTCCCCATTTCTACGGATGAATATGAAAGCTTTCGCGATGCGTTGAATAAGTTAAGTTTGAATGATGCTTCACTGTTCTTTGAACCTGAAACATCATCTGCATTAGGTTTTGGTTTCCGTATTGGTTTCCTTGGTCTACTCCACATGGAGATTGTGCAAGAACGCTTAGAGCGCGAATATAACCTGGATTTGATCACCACAGCTCCAACAGTGGTATACGAAGTGATTATGAACAGTGGTGAAACTGTTTATGTTGATAATCCATCAGGTTTACCTGCGCTGAACAACATCGAAGAAATTCGTGAACCTATTGTTGAAGCTAATATTCTAGTGCCCAAAGAATACTTAGGTAACGTGATTACCTTGTGTATTGAAAAGCGTGGCTCACAAACCAACATGGTTTATCATGGCAATCAAGTGGCGGTGACTTATCATTTGCCGATGGCTGAAGTGGTAATGGACTTCTTTGATCGTCTCAAGTCAACGAGCCGTGGTTATGCTTCATTAGAGTATAACTTTATTCGCTTTGATCCTGCGGACATGGTGCGATTGGACATTTTAATCAATGGCGACAGAGTTGATGCATTAGCGATGATCATTCACCGCAGTAATATTCGTCATCGTGGTTTGGCATTGGTTGAAAAGATGAAAGAACTGATCCCTCGCCAAATGTTTGATATTGCTATTCAGGCTGCTGTTGGTAGTCAGATTATTGCTCGTTCAAGTATTAAAGCATTACGTAAAGATGTAACCGCTAAGTGTTATGGTGGTGACGTTTCACGTAAGAAGAAACTACTTAACAAGCAAAAAGAAGGTAAAAAACGCATGAAGCAAGTCGGTAACGTTGAAGTGCCACAAGAGGCATTCTTAGCGGTATTGAAGTTAAACGATTAA